In a genomic window of Sulfurimonas denitrificans DSM 1251:
- the ychF gene encoding redox-regulated ATPase YchF has translation MGLSIGLVGLPNVGKSTTFNALTKAQNAEAANYPFCTIEPNKAVVPVPDSRLQALAKIVNPERIQYSTLDFVDIAGLVKGASKGEGLGNKFLSNIRETEVILHIVRCFEDDNIVHTEASIDPLRDVEIIEGELILADIEVLQNRADRLKKQAKTDKTAAALLALAEELLEYLADGNLARNFHKCDSEEYKQLNHEVRLLTGKEIMYGANVDEDGLLEDSDFVIKLKEHAAKNSCELIKLCAKIEEELIGLSDDEAEEFLSSLGVEESGLSQIIQKGFDKLGLMSYFTAGVKEVRAWTIRKNTTAPKAAAVIHNDFEKGFIRAEVIAYSDFVTCGGENKAKEAGKMRLEGKEYIVQDGDIMHFRFNL, from the coding sequence ATGGGTTTAAGCATCGGTCTTGTAGGACTTCCAAACGTAGGTAAATCAACAACTTTCAACGCACTCACAAAAGCGCAAAATGCAGAAGCGGCAAACTACCCGTTTTGTACAATCGAGCCAAACAAAGCAGTAGTTCCTGTTCCAGATAGCAGACTTCAAGCTCTTGCAAAGATAGTAAATCCAGAGAGAATACAGTACTCAACACTAGATTTTGTCGATATCGCAGGTTTAGTAAAAGGTGCTAGCAAGGGTGAGGGTTTAGGAAATAAATTTTTATCAAATATTCGTGAGACAGAAGTTATTCTACATATAGTTAGATGTTTTGAGGATGATAATATAGTTCATACAGAAGCTAGTATCGACCCCTTAAGAGACGTTGAAATAATCGAGGGCGAACTTATTTTAGCTGATATAGAAGTTTTACAAAACAGAGCAGACAGACTAAAAAAACAGGCAAAAACAGATAAAACTGCGGCTGCTCTTTTAGCTCTAGCAGAGGAACTTTTAGAGTATTTAGCAGATGGAAATTTAGCTAGAAACTTTCACAAATGTGATAGCGAAGAGTACAAACAGCTAAACCACGAAGTAAGACTTTTAACAGGTAAAGAGATAATGTATGGAGCAAATGTTGATGAAGATGGTCTGCTAGAAGATAGCGATTTTGTTATCAAACTAAAAGAACATGCTGCAAAAAACAGCTGTGAACTTATAAAACTTTGTGCAAAAATTGAAGAGGAGTTAATCGGACTTAGCGATGATGAAGCTGAGGAGTTTTTATCTTCACTCGGAGTAGAAGAGTCAGGACTTAGCCAAATCATACAAAAAGGGTTTGACAAGTTAGGTCTTATGAGCTACTTTACAGCTGGAGTAAAAGAGGTTCGTGCATGGACTATTCGCAAAAACACAACAGCACCAAAAGCAGCAGCAGTTATCCATAATGACTTTGAAAAAGGTTTTATCCGAGCAGAAGTTATTGCTTATAGTGATTTTGTTACATGTGGTGGCGAAAATAAGGCAAAAGAGGCTGGAAAAATGCGCCTAGAAGGCAAAGAGTATATAGTTCAAGATGGCGACATTATGCACTTTAGGTTTAATTTATAA
- the flgA gene encoding flagellar basal body P-ring formation chaperone FlgA has protein sequence MFIKILFLPLILLNLYANNALEGVYYVDSKDVKISTVIPHVKSDFSILTIEENRYSQRIKSKEFIELLSKHGYKNYTSKSSYINFILKSPINTSKLEQRLEEYYKKSYENIDIKSIHVEPRGYLSSLPEVYTIQLRDDDFLSDRGVISIKTDDNKKLFFDYNIIANVEVYKSKDSLKKDTNLSPSNTFKKSVRLDRFRDKPLQNIYKTSLQVKRHIQKDAILTIRDVEIADVVKRDSNINVTMHRDGMDITFSAKAQKDAKVNDIINVQNSSGKILKVKVTGSNSAEIE, from the coding sequence ATGTTTATCAAAATACTGTTTTTACCTCTAATTTTATTAAATCTTTACGCAAATAATGCACTTGAGGGTGTCTATTATGTTGATAGTAAAGATGTAAAAATATCAACAGTGATTCCACATGTAAAAAGTGATTTTTCAATTCTTACTATAGAAGAGAATAGATATTCGCAAAGAATCAAATCAAAAGAGTTTATTGAACTTTTATCAAAGCATGGATATAAAAATTACACCTCAAAGAGCAGTTATATAAATTTTATCCTAAAGAGTCCAATCAACACATCCAAATTAGAGCAGAGATTAGAAGAGTATTATAAAAAAAGTTATGAAAATATAGATATAAAATCTATACATGTAGAGCCACGTGGGTATTTATCCTCGCTTCCTGAAGTTTATACTATACAGCTAAGAGATGATGATTTTTTATCAGACAGAGGCGTAATAAGCATAAAAACAGATGATAATAAAAAGCTTTTTTTTGACTACAATATAATTGCCAACGTTGAAGTTTACAAAAGCAAAGATAGTTTAAAAAAAGATACAAATCTCTCTCCATCAAACACATTCAAAAAGAGCGTTAGACTAGATAGATTTAGAGATAAACCTCTTCAAAATATCTATAAAACATCCCTTCAAGTAAAGCGACATATTCAAAAAGATGCAATTTTAACGATAAGAGACGTAGAAATCGCAGATGTGGTAAAGAGAGACTCTAACATCAACGTAACCATGCACAGAGATGGAATGGATATTACTTTTAGTGCAAAAGCTCAAAAAGACGCTAAAGTAAATGATATAATAAATGTTCAAAACAGCAGTGGAAAAATTTTAAAAGTAAAAGTTACAGGTAGTAACTCAGCGGAGATAGAGTGA
- a CDS encoding UbiX family flavin prenyltransferase, with the protein MKERKIVVASSGASGVNLGIKILELLPQEIEKHFIMTQHAEVVLDKELHITIHENENIASSIASGSFGVDAMIIAPCSMNTLAKIACGIADNLVTRCASVMIKERKQLILAPREMPFSAIALENMHKLSMLGVIIAPPVMAYYSKQQTLDDMENFIIGKWFDLLGIENSLYKRWE; encoded by the coding sequence GTGAAAGAGAGAAAAATCGTAGTAGCATCAAGCGGTGCTAGTGGAGTAAATTTGGGTATAAAAATACTTGAACTTCTTCCGCAAGAGATAGAGAAACATTTTATAATGACACAACATGCGGAGGTTGTTTTAGATAAAGAGCTGCATATTACAATTCATGAAAATGAAAACATAGCCTCAAGTATAGCTTCTGGCTCGTTTGGTGTTGATGCTATGATAATTGCGCCATGCAGTATGAATACGCTTGCTAAGATTGCATGCGGGATTGCTGATAATCTAGTCACACGTTGTGCAAGTGTCATGATCAAAGAGCGCAAACAGCTTATCTTAGCTCCACGTGAGATGCCTTTTTCTGCCATAGCGCTAGAAAATATGCATAAACTCTCAATGTTAGGAGTTATAATAGCTCCTCCTGTTATGGCTTACTACTCAAAACAGCAGACTTTAGATGATATGGAAAACTTTATTATTGGAAAGTGGTTTGATCTGCTTGGAATTGAAAATAGTCTATATAAAAGATGGGAATAA
- the coaD gene encoding pantetheine-phosphate adenylyltransferase, whose amino-acid sequence MKKIALYPGTFDPITNGHFDIIERALNLFDEVIVAVALSADKKPMYMLDERIVMVKAALMGLKNVTVVGFDNLTVELAKSNNATVLIRGLRAVSDFEYELQLGYLNNSLDEEIETVYLMPKLQHAFISSSIVRNLLKFNAKTEHLVPKEVQKIIAEKKSCILQ is encoded by the coding sequence ATGAAGAAAATAGCGCTCTATCCAGGGACTTTTGACCCCATTACAAACGGACATTTTGACATTATAGAGCGAGCATTGAATCTTTTTGATGAAGTGATAGTAGCAGTTGCACTCTCTGCTGATAAAAAGCCCATGTACATGCTTGATGAGCGTATAGTGATGGTAAAAGCTGCCCTAATGGGACTAAAAAACGTAACCGTTGTAGGTTTTGACAACTTAACTGTAGAGTTAGCAAAATCAAATAATGCTACTGTTTTAATTCGTGGTCTTCGTGCTGTTAGCGACTTTGAGTATGAGCTTCAACTTGGATACCTAAATAACTCTTTAGACGAGGAAATTGAGACTGTCTATCTTATGCCAAAACTTCAACACGCTTTTATAAGCTCTTCTATTGTTAGAAATCTTCTCAAATTTAATGCAAAAACAGAGCATTTAGTTCCAAAAGAGGTTCAAAAAATTATAGCGGAGAAAAAATCATGTATATTGCAATAG
- the tmk gene encoding dTMP kinase codes for MYIAIEGIDTAGKSTQIAKLQEHFSDAIITKEPGGTEAGKEIREIVLNAKIKSKKAEFLLFLADRAEHIQEVIEPNLSKMIISDRSVVSGVAYALVQGEISETAILHLNRFATGGIYPQKIFLLQLTNEELSLRLSQKKLDGIELRGIEYLLKIQDALIKASNLLNIELVLIDATKNIDSITQEILNNINI; via the coding sequence ATGTATATTGCAATAGAGGGGATTGATACTGCTGGGAAAAGTACACAGATAGCAAAGCTCCAAGAGCATTTTAGTGATGCAATAATCACTAAAGAGCCTGGTGGAACAGAAGCTGGTAAAGAGATAAGAGAGATAGTTTTAAACGCAAAAATAAAGAGTAAAAAAGCAGAATTTTTACTATTTTTAGCTGATCGTGCAGAGCATATACAAGAGGTTATTGAACCAAATCTATCTAAGATGATTATCTCTGATAGAAGTGTAGTGAGTGGTGTAGCTTATGCTTTAGTTCAAGGTGAAATCAGTGAAACGGCAATACTACACTTAAATAGATTTGCAACTGGTGGAATATATCCACAAAAGATTTTTCTACTTCAACTAACAAATGAGGAGCTCTCTCTTAGGCTTTCGCAAAAAAAATTAGATGGAATTGAGTTAAGAGGCATTGAATACCTTCTAAAAATTCAAGACGCACTCATAAAAGCGTCAAACCTCTTAAATATAGAACTTGTACTTATTGATGCAACAAAAAATATTGACTCTATCACGCAAGAGATATTAAACAATATAAATATCTAA
- a CDS encoding HPP family protein, with protein sequence MRLRNYFNRMKTKDIRPSRKPLTKIIWSVVGAFIGIYVMSIFSNLFSAKDSFFLLGSFGASAVLVYGAPEVHFSQPRNLIGGHIISAFISVFLVKMLGDVLSLEILCSLSVALSVLAMHLTLTMHPPGGATALLYVIGSEHIQSLGWLYPFTPIGLGTLMMLVIALVVNNMSNNSKRHYPLYWY encoded by the coding sequence ATGCGTCTTAGAAACTACTTTAATAGAATGAAAACAAAAGATATTCGCCCTTCTCGCAAACCATTAACTAAGATAATATGGTCTGTTGTAGGCGCATTTATCGGTATATATGTAATGTCAATTTTTAGTAACCTATTTTCGGCAAAAGATAGTTTTTTTCTTCTTGGCTCATTTGGAGCATCTGCGGTTTTGGTATATGGTGCTCCAGAAGTACATTTTTCACAACCTAGAAACTTAATAGGCGGACATATAATCTCTGCTTTTATATCAGTATTTTTGGTCAAGATGTTAGGAGATGTATTAAGTCTGGAAATTTTATGTTCACTTAGTGTGGCTCTTTCTGTTTTAGCTATGCATCTCACTCTCACTATGCATCCTCCAGGAGGGGCGACCGCTCTTTTATATGTAATTGGAAGTGAGCATATTCAATCACTTGGATGGCTATACCCTTTTACTCCGATTGGGTTAGGAACGCTTATGATGCTTGTGATAGCTCTTGTAGTTAACAATATGTCAAATAATTCAAAAAGACACTATCCTCTTTATTGGTATTAA
- a CDS encoding protoglobin domain-containing protein: MQQHDSLKADYKFSEEEARILATLQPKMSELSDKFINEFYDYIWGFGSTAKFLKNQKIIDYHRTKIKAWFINLFCGKYDLQYFMYLYKIGEIHVRIGLPTHYVNSAFTFVRTFIIKNIQESIEDEESRLKAIQAAEKIVDINLDTLTSSYREEELSKFLSLSKFEKTILGGLKKFNSYINFFLAGSLALVAFFAIGLFVYDIYLLFFSDIGIEKGILTVLGSLLVLWAAIELIHEEINHLQGKGFAIGAFIMLAMAALIRKVLIYSLSSEKGNDLLVIGVVIVALAFSYWLVNVKNKAPL; the protein is encoded by the coding sequence ATGCAACAACATGATAGTTTAAAAGCAGACTATAAATTTAGTGAAGAAGAAGCTCGTATTTTAGCGACTCTTCAACCAAAAATGAGTGAGCTTTCAGATAAGTTTATAAATGAGTTTTATGATTATATTTGGGGCTTTGGCTCAACTGCAAAATTTCTTAAAAATCAGAAAATTATCGATTATCACAGAACTAAGATAAAAGCTTGGTTCATAAACCTATTTTGCGGAAAATATGATTTACAGTACTTTATGTATCTATATAAAATTGGTGAAATACATGTAAGAATAGGACTTCCTACCCACTATGTTAACTCAGCTTTTACTTTTGTAAGAACGTTTATAATCAAGAATATACAAGAGAGCATAGAAGATGAAGAGAGTCGTTTAAAGGCGATTCAAGCAGCTGAAAAAATTGTAGATATAAACCTTGATACGCTTACTAGTTCATACAGAGAAGAGGAGTTAAGTAAGTTTTTATCACTCTCTAAATTTGAAAAGACAATTTTAGGCGGGCTTAAAAAATTTAACTCATATATAAACTTCTTTTTAGCAGGTTCACTCGCTCTTGTCGCTTTTTTTGCTATTGGACTTTTTGTATATGATATTTATCTACTCTTTTTCTCAGACATAGGAATAGAGAAGGGGATTTTGACAGTTCTTGGAAGTTTGCTTGTTTTATGGGCAGCTATAGAGCTTATTCATGAAGAGATAAATCATCTTCAAGGCAAAGGTTTTGCGATAGGCGCTTTTATAATGCTTGCCATGGCAGCACTTATCAGAAAAGTACTTATCTACTCGCTCTCTTCGGAGAAAGGCAATGACCTTTTAGTTATAGGTGTAGTAATCGTTGCATTGGCTTTTTCATACTGGTTGGTTAATGTAAAAAACAAAGCACCTCTTTAA
- a CDS encoding superoxide dismutase, which yields MIELTKLPFTHDALEPFISKETIEYHYGKHHTGYVNKLNELIKDSEFDKMSLSAIIRDSDGAVFNNAAQVFNHSFYWNSLASSKSKPSKKLQEKIDNDFGSLDKLREEFIKAGVTLFGSGWVWLCREPKGMLVLKQTSNAHTPLASNLIPIFVCDVWEHAYYLDYKNLRQKYLEEFWEHINWEFATQAYEKTDNNVFIGIEPCNDIHDPFCQVLDELQNQDRVTS from the coding sequence ATGATAGAGTTAACAAAGTTGCCTTTTACGCACGATGCGTTAGAGCCGTTTATTTCAAAAGAGACAATAGAGTACCATTATGGTAAGCATCATACTGGTTACGTAAATAAGCTCAATGAGCTTATAAAAGATAGTGAGTTTGATAAGATGTCTCTATCTGCAATCATACGTGATTCTGATGGGGCGGTTTTTAATAATGCGGCGCAGGTGTTTAACCACTCATTTTACTGGAATTCACTTGCTTCTTCAAAGTCAAAACCTAGTAAAAAACTACAAGAGAAGATAGACAACGATTTTGGCTCTTTGGATAAGTTGAGAGAAGAGTTTATAAAAGCTGGAGTGACGCTGTTTGGTTCAGGGTGGGTGTGGTTATGTAGAGAACCAAAGGGGATGTTGGTGCTAAAGCAGACAAGCAATGCACATACGCCACTTGCTTCAAATTTGATTCCTATTTTTGTTTGTGATGTGTGGGAACACGCCTATTATTTGGATTATAAAAATCTGCGTCAAAAGTATTTAGAAGAGTTTTGGGAGCATATAAACTGGGAGTTTGCAACACAAGCGTATGAGAAAACAGACAATAATGTTTTTATAGGCATAGAGCCTTGTAACGACATCCACGACCCATTTTGCCAAGTTTTAGATGAGCTTCAAAATCAAGATAGAGTGACTAGTTAA
- the hisS gene encoding histidine--tRNA ligase: protein MISSLRGMNDILSEDYERFTHFITVATKIAQRYGFHFIETPLLEETALFKRSVGESSDIVGKEMYQFVDKGENDVCLRPEGTAGVVRAFVQKKLDRAGGIHRFFYHGAMFRYERPQKGRLRQFHQFGVESFGESSVYEDASMIMMASDILKELGIGYRLQLNSLGCNECMPPYREKLINFVTKHKDEICEDCTRRVETNPIRVLDCKNEKCQSIYTEAPKLLNCLCSTCESDFTTLKMILKQNEIDFEIDTNLVRGLDYYSKTAFEFVSDNIGSQSAIAGGGRYDRLVEFLDGRPTPAVGFAMGIERLMELIIMPEAKKDGYYLGAMDDEALDMIVKIAQKKRKSDIVILEYKTKNLKNHLKAADKSNAKYCAVIGSNEIKDGTIWVKNLEDKTEKTILSELF from the coding sequence ATGATCAGTTCACTAAGAGGGATGAATGATATTTTAAGTGAGGATTATGAGAGATTTACTCATTTCATAACTGTCGCTACAAAGATTGCTCAGAGATATGGGTTTCATTTTATTGAGACTCCTCTTTTGGAAGAGACTGCTCTTTTTAAACGCTCTGTTGGCGAATCTAGCGATATTGTTGGCAAAGAGATGTATCAGTTTGTAGATAAAGGTGAGAATGATGTCTGCCTTCGTCCAGAGGGAACAGCTGGAGTTGTGCGTGCTTTTGTACAAAAAAAGCTTGACCGTGCTGGCGGAATTCACCGCTTTTTTTATCATGGAGCTATGTTTAGATACGAGAGACCTCAAAAGGGACGCTTAAGACAGTTTCATCAGTTTGGCGTTGAGAGTTTTGGTGAATCAAGTGTTTATGAAGATGCCTCTATGATTATGATGGCGAGTGATATTTTAAAAGAGCTTGGCATTGGTTACAGACTTCAGTTAAACTCTCTTGGATGCAATGAGTGTATGCCACCATATAGAGAGAAGTTGATTAACTTTGTTACAAAACACAAAGATGAGATTTGTGAAGATTGCACTAGAAGAGTAGAAACAAACCCTATTAGAGTGCTTGATTGTAAAAATGAGAAGTGTCAAAGCATTTACACAGAAGCACCAAAACTCTTGAACTGTTTATGTTCTACATGTGAGAGTGATTTTACTACACTTAAGATGATTCTTAAACAAAACGAAATCGATTTTGAAATAGATACAAATCTAGTTCGTGGACTTGACTACTACTCCAAAACAGCTTTTGAGTTTGTAAGTGACAACATAGGAAGCCAAAGTGCGATAGCTGGTGGCGGAAGATATGACAGACTTGTAGAATTTTTAGATGGTCGCCCTACCCCAGCTGTTGGTTTTGCTATGGGAATTGAGAGATTGATGGAACTAATAATAATGCCTGAAGCGAAAAAAGATGGCTATTATTTAGGCGCAATGGACGATGAAGCTCTTGATATGATTGTAAAAATCGCACAAAAAAAGAGAAAAAGTGATATTGTCATACTTGAGTACAAAACAAAAAACCTTAAAAATCATCTAAAGGCTGCTGATAAATCAAATGCGAAATATTGCGCAGTTATAGGCTCAAATGAGATTAAAGATGGAACTATCTGGGTAAAGAATTTAGAAGACAAAACAGAAAAAACCATCTTAAGCGAGCTATTTTAA
- a CDS encoding FMN-binding glutamate synthase family protein → MDTLHFIWSIFIDFIEFFIILIVSGIIFLYIYDKYIQRKHALLINYPVIGRFRYFFEALREPLRQYFADETFYESKDKVDWVYKAAKDVPNYKSFSVSQPFSGSRFIIKHSSSVLNDNEVSQDTSVVFGKDREFPFISHTPIIRSAMSDGALSPEAIRAFSIAGATTNLTINTGEGSLTSNHLFTHSPNLKDCGYLEIVKSSFFAEVVFKIVKKVFNGSLATKLYRTILLNKKTQNTYIYDKTSHVLFRVNWSAPLESFPKKPPEDIPNMIFQMSSGLYGVRDEFGAFDAQKYKKVMTFCRMTEIKIAQGAKQTGGKLAGAKVTADIAYYRGVPEGKDVFSPNRFPYADTTSHLLDFVETLQKLSLKPVGFKIVISDLNSVEDLVREIVQKKSRGENIPDFISIDSGEGGSATAPLELMESVGLTTNNALYILDTMLRKYNLRDEIKIVASGKILTPDDIIITMCMGADAVGIARGFMMSGGCIRARMCSGFGSHVCPVGMATQDEKKRASYLVIKEGKEIGNYHVNLIKGMKVVLAVMGINHISKLSKAHLTFKNRSGEIYFDIDKYFHKKLNI, encoded by the coding sequence ATGGATACATTACATTTTATTTGGAGTATTTTCATAGATTTTATTGAGTTTTTTATTATACTCATAGTCTCTGGTATTATATTTTTATACATATATGACAAATATATTCAACGCAAACATGCCCTTCTTATAAACTACCCAGTAATAGGAAGATTTAGATACTTTTTTGAGGCTCTAAGAGAACCTCTTCGTCAATACTTTGCGGATGAGACTTTTTATGAATCAAAAGATAAAGTTGATTGGGTTTATAAAGCGGCAAAAGATGTGCCAAACTATAAATCATTTTCTGTTTCACAACCATTTTCAGGCTCAAGATTTATCATAAAGCACTCATCAAGCGTACTAAATGACAACGAGGTAAGTCAAGATACTTCAGTTGTATTTGGAAAAGACAGAGAGTTTCCTTTTATTTCTCATACGCCTATTATTCGCTCTGCTATGAGTGATGGAGCACTTAGTCCTGAAGCAATTCGTGCTTTTTCAATTGCAGGTGCTACTACAAACTTAACCATAAATACAGGAGAAGGCTCACTTACATCAAACCATCTCTTTACACATAGTCCTAATTTAAAAGATTGTGGTTATTTAGAGATAGTTAAAAGCTCTTTTTTTGCAGAAGTTGTATTTAAAATTGTAAAAAAAGTATTTAATGGCTCTTTAGCTACAAAATTATACAGAACCATACTTCTAAATAAAAAGACACAAAATACATATATTTATGACAAAACATCACATGTTCTCTTTCGTGTAAATTGGAGTGCACCCTTAGAGAGTTTTCCAAAAAAACCTCCAGAAGATATACCAAATATGATATTTCAGATGAGTTCAGGTCTTTATGGCGTTAGAGACGAATTTGGAGCATTTGATGCCCAAAAGTATAAAAAAGTGATGACTTTTTGTCGTATGACTGAGATAAAAATCGCTCAAGGTGCAAAACAGACAGGTGGAAAACTAGCAGGTGCTAAAGTTACTGCAGATATCGCATATTATAGAGGTGTTCCTGAGGGCAAAGATGTTTTTTCGCCAAATAGATTTCCTTATGCAGACACTACGTCTCATCTGCTTGACTTTGTTGAAACACTCCAAAAACTATCCCTAAAACCAGTTGGCTTTAAAATAGTAATATCTGATTTAAATAGCGTTGAAGATCTAGTAAGAGAGATAGTTCAGAAAAAATCAAGGGGTGAGAACATTCCAGATTTTATATCAATAGATAGCGGTGAAGGCGGAAGCGCTACTGCACCATTAGAGCTAATGGAATCAGTTGGATTAACTACAAATAACGCCCTTTATATCTTAGATACAATGCTTAGAAAATATAATCTAAGAGATGAGATAAAAATAGTTGCAAGTGGAAAAATATTAACGCCTGATGATATTATTATCACTATGTGCATGGGCGCTGATGCAGTTGGAATTGCAAGAGGTTTTATGATGAGTGGAGGATGCATACGAGCTAGAATGTGTTCTGGTTTTGGCTCACATGTATGTCCTGTTGGAATGGCAACTCAAGATGAGAAGAAAAGAGCATCTTACCTCGTTATAAAAGAGGGAAAAGAGATAGGAAACTATCATGTCAATTTAATAAAAGGGATGAAAGTTGTTCTTGCAGTTATGGGAATTAACCATATTAGCAAATTAAGTAAAGCGCATCTTACTTTTAAAAATAGAAGTGGTGAGATATATTTTGATATAGATAAATATTTTCATAAAAAATTAAATATATAG
- the speA gene encoding biosynthetic arginine decarboxylase, with amino-acid sequence MNNFGLAIWSNNNFIIEDGQIRLNYKCMPSLLQIVEEIRSDDVRGPILLRFPHLIKSQIRTLYNYFDKAIQQNNYQGSFNAVFPLKVNQFPHAIAAITSQGAQFNYGLEAGSKAELILAMSKTPSGANITVNGFKDKEMITLGFIAAQSGHNITITIEGLGELETIIEVAKECKLKVPNIGIRVRLHSAGSGIWAKSGGMDAKFGLTSTEIIEAITLLREADLLDYLSMIHFHIGSQMSDIAPLKKALREAGNIYAELKKMGATKLNSINIGGGLAVEYDQHTHSNSRNYSIDEFSSSVVFLLGEIMNAKNVSHPDIFTESGRFIVASHAVLITPVLELFTQDFQEKLLNFKAVNPPLIEELIELNKLLNNTNCIEYLHDALDHLESILTLFDLGYIDLQDRSNAEILVHNIIKRALYLKSSNPTDELAQLQVKLQERYLINASIFQSLPDYWGLNQHFPVMPLHHLNTTPLRAASLWDITCDSDGEIGFNPDKPLYLHDVNLDEEDYFLGFFNVGAYQETLGMNHNLFTHPSEYTIIIGENDYEIKNAVESKSILDILDSLGYDAVELSKKLKNDLSNSSFITEKEKSDTLAKLELFLQQNGYLRTTN; translated from the coding sequence ATGAATAACTTTGGTCTTGCTATCTGGTCAAATAATAACTTTATAATAGAAGATGGACAAATCAGATTAAACTACAAATGTATGCCTTCACTTCTTCAGATTGTTGAGGAGATTCGTTCAGACGATGTTAGAGGACCAATACTTCTTAGGTTTCCACATCTAATCAAGAGTCAAATAAGAACGCTCTATAACTATTTTGACAAAGCTATACAACAAAATAATTATCAAGGCTCTTTTAATGCTGTATTTCCACTAAAGGTAAATCAGTTTCCACATGCAATTGCAGCTATAACATCTCAAGGAGCTCAATTTAACTATGGACTTGAAGCAGGAAGTAAAGCTGAGTTGATTCTTGCTATGAGTAAGACTCCAAGCGGCGCAAATATTACCGTTAATGGTTTTAAAGACAAAGAGATGATAACTCTTGGTTTTATAGCAGCTCAAAGCGGACATAATATTACTATCACTATTGAAGGTTTAGGTGAGCTTGAGACAATCATAGAAGTAGCAAAGGAGTGTAAATTAAAAGTCCCAAATATTGGTATAAGAGTAAGGCTTCACAGCGCAGGAAGCGGCATCTGGGCTAAAAGCGGTGGAATGGATGCAAAATTTGGACTAACTTCCACAGAAATTATTGAAGCAATTACGCTACTTAGAGAAGCAGATCTCTTAGACTATTTGAGCATGATTCACTTTCATATAGGCTCTCAAATGTCTGATATTGCTCCGCTTAAAAAAGCTCTTCGTGAAGCTGGAAACATCTATGCTGAGCTGAAAAAAATGGGTGCAACAAAACTAAACAGCATAAATATCGGTGGAGGGCTTGCAGTTGAGTACGACCAACACACACACTCAAACTCTCGCAACTACTCAATAGACGAGTTCTCAAGCAGTGTTGTCTTCTTGCTTGGAGAAATTATGAATGCAAAAAATGTTTCTCATCCAGATATTTTTACAGAATCGGGCAGATTTATTGTCGCTTCTCATGCAGTTTTAATTACACCTGTTTTAGAACTTTTTACACAAGATTTTCAAGAAAAACTCCTCAATTTTAAAGCTGTAAATCCACCTCTAATAGAGGAGTTAATAGAGCTAAACAAACTCTTAAACAACACAAACTGTATAGAGTACCTTCACGATGCTCTAGACCATTTAGAGTCTATTCTTACACTTTTTGATTTAGGTTACATTGATCTTCAAGACCGCTCAAATGCAGAAATTTTAGTTCACAATATTATCAAAAGAGCACTCTATTTAAAATCATCTAATCCAACAGATGAGTTAGCGCAACTTCAAGTAAAGCTTCAAGAGCGCTACCTTATAAATGCTTCAATATTTCAAAGTTTGCCAGATTACTGGGGTTTAAATCAGCACTTTCCAGTTATGCCACTGCATCATCTAAATACAACACCTCTTAGAGCAGCATCACTTTGGGATATTACATGTGATAGTGATGGTGAAATTGGTTTTAATCCAGATAAACCTCTATATCTTCATGATGTAAATCTTGATGAAGAGGATTATTTCTTAGGCTTTTTTAATGTTGGTGCATATCAAGAGACATTGGGGATGAATCACAACCTCTTTACCCATCCAAGTGAATATACAATTATCATAGGTGAAAATGATTATGAGATTAAAAATGCTGTTGAATCAAAGAGTATTTTAGATATTTTAGACTCTCTTGGCTACGATGCAGTAGAGTTATCAAAAAAGCTTAAAAATGATTTATCAAACTCTAGCTTTATTACAGAGAAAGAAAAAAGTGATACACTTGCAAAATTAGAACTATTTTTACAACAAAACGGTTATTTAAGAACCACGAACTAG